A genomic region of Anopheles coustani chromosome 3, idAnoCousDA_361_x.2, whole genome shotgun sequence contains the following coding sequences:
- the LOC131258544 gene encoding DNA-directed RNA polymerase I subunit RPA1, whose translation MTIVNLDPTNLEFSVFSTEDIRKISVTKITLPRSFNELGQGLRGGLYDPCMGPSSFGEICATCSRDSQRCEGHFGHIELDLPVYNPFFVRHVFSILRISCMPCMRIQLRDGMKSLIELQLRLANAGYIVEAEEIELYKAKLRQNPMEEIPEELSSYEDLLQKEPYNKLGDTKLSSAIRNAIVNSTIRDCTVKTCIHCKQLMTKFIMNDGKIKIRWTQGDRKLYYEAKNIETTDDQLKAFNEALLARECKMQLRKLYDTEGSILKLLVPMLVSHAGRDYPTDIFFMEAIPVPPPKMRPERRLQKGTVVEHPQSLLLRNILITNSTVRAILMSVEDKQFDVSAPKEDSASSLTTVQQIVEIAKGETLQEKLFHAWYSLQTSVNQVLDVNQLAKGSQVAFSLKRLIEKKQGLIRMHMMGKRVNHAARTVITPDPNIGVEEIGIPMRFAKKLTYPVPVTPWNVSELRQWVLNGPAVYPGANMIEDSNGRQSKLSAINVTQRQSIAKTLLTPHGTATDGDSIKIVHRHLQDGDILLLNRQPTLHRPSIMAHRAKILSGEKIFRLHYSNCKSYNADFDGDEMNAHLPQNEVARSEAYGLVAVPYQYLVPKDGTPLGGLIQDHIVSAVKLFIRGKFFNREDYQQLTFQALSNKKGNIELLPPSILKPVRLWSGKQIISTIIKNSIPKDLPHINMIGKSKLNNKHWLVQPARPWQYGGTPLGENEMSESEVHIRAGELLCGILDKNHFGATPYGLIHCMYELYGGVCSTALLSSLSRLFTYYLQWEGFTLGVKDILVQEKADRKRSKIIRECRATAGHEATAAALELPPTVSTEELSKKMAEAYAKNPKFRAILDRKYKSVLDTYTNRINNICLPEGLISQFPENNLQLMVQSGAKGSTVNTMQISCLLGQIELEGKRPPLMLSGRSLPSFAHFETSPKSGGFIDGRFMTGIQPQDFFFHCMAGREGLIDTAVKTSRSGYLQRCLVKHLEGLSVQYDMTVRDSDGSIVQFMFGEDGMDISKVQFVGNVKQTRFLDQNRDVLVRKDVMERLTAATEEDPLNDALRKHLKKIKRWKKHHGSVVQKQRISPFAAFSVDQSDAVRQELAKPDKLHGSTGRTKLTKKLIKLWRKLDPSEKREYVKKTSHCPDPAAAVYRPDAHYGVISERLEELVREYKREQQPLHDIDELMQLKASTSLVAPGEPVGVLAAQSIGEPSTQMTLNTFHFAGRGEMNVTLGIPRLREILMTATEKIKTPSLEIPFRPHKKPERLAAVAEKLRKSLNRVTVADVLENVTIKSKLVLQPTRCMHHTLRFKFLPQDAYCHDYRVTPKEIMSHMSRGFFKILFSFMAKAERTKNVLVDDETGGRKKQKGPDEEDTEADQYEPEEGTTGRNDNRASDSESDDDDRVMNTDTDATESNMRKKKTDDVGYDDEESEVDEENKAKGASTGDSSDTDESDGDDEGVESTGRKTKPEEEAAIGNEQDEEQIGKEILGTHASTVSKDLHESEEIHMLRRLTDRVSAYTFDKENYSWCQIVLQISLKLKDVDMTKVIRDAAAHSVIWQVPMIKRAITYTQNDQLYLKTDGINIPELAKHAKLLDVNRLYTNDIHAMAKRYGIEAASRVVVKEIQNVFSVYGITIDPRHLLLVADYMTASGRFVAMNRAGMVDASPLQQISFESSLTFLKAAMLKGRNDPLMSPSARLMVGQPCKLGTGAFTLYSSALQDFAKSNQ comes from the exons ATGACGATTGTTAACCTCGATCCGACCAACCTGGAATTTTCCGTGTTCAGTACGGAGGATATCCGAAAAATAAGTGTGACGAAGATAACTCTACCTCGTTCGTTCAATGAACTGGGCCAAGGCCTTCGCGGTGGACTGTACGATCCATGCATGGGCCCGAGCTCTTTTGGTGAAATCTGTGCCACGTGCAGCCGCGACAGCCAGAGATGCGAAGGGCATTTTGGGCACATCGAACTCGACCTGCCCGTCTACAATCCGTTTTTCGTGCGCCATGTGTTCAGCATTCTACGCATAAGCTGTATGCCGTGCATGCGGATCCAACTGCGCGATGGGATGAAGTCGCTGATAGAGTTGCAGCTCCGCCTCGCCAACGCTGGTTACATTGTGGAAGCGGAAGAGATTGAATTGTACAAGGCGAAGCTTCGGCAGAATCCGATGGAAGAGATTCCGGAGGAGTTAAGTTCCTACGAGGATCTGCTGCAGAAGGAACCGTACAATAAGCTGGGCGATACGAAGCTGTCTAGCGCGATCCGGAATGCTATCGTGAACAGTACGATAAGGGATTGTACGGTAAAGACGTGCATCCACTGCAAACAGCTGATGACAAAATTTATAATGAACGATGGAAAGATAAAGATCCGCTGGACACAAGGCGATAGGAAACTGTACTA TGAagcgaaaaacattgaaacgacgGATGACCAACTGAAAGCATTCAACGAAGCACTGTTGGCAAGGGAATGTAAGATGCAGCTCCGCAAGCTGTACGATACGGAGGGCTCCATTTTGAAGCTTTTGGTGCCGATGCTCGTCTCACATGCCGGACGCGACTACCCGACGGATATATTTTTCATGGAAGCTATTCCCGTTCCACCACCGAAGATGCGTCCCGAGCGGCGTTTGCAAAAAGGAACTGTTGTGGAGCACCCTCAATCGCTACTGCTTCGTAACATCCTAATTACAAACAGCACCGTGCGTGCCATTTTAATGTCCGTCGAGGATAAACAATTCGACGTGTCTGCCCCTAAGGAAGATTCCGCTTCGTCTCTCACCACAGTGCAGCAGATCGTAGAAATAGCCAAGGGTGAGACGTTGCAGGAGAAGCTGTTCCACGCATGGTACTCCCTCCAGACCAGTGTAAACCAGGTGCTGGACGTCAATCAATTGGCTAAGGGAAGCCAAGTCGCCTTTTCGCTGAAGCgtttgatagaaaaaaagcaaGGCCTGATCCGCATGCACATGATGGGTAAGCGAGTGAACCATGCCGCTCGTACGGTCATCACGCCCGATCCAAACATCGGCGTGGAGGAAATCGGCATTCCGATGCGTTTCGCCAAGAAACTGACCTACCCCGTGCCGGTGACGCCCTGGAACGTTTCCGAGCTACGGCAGTGGGTGCTGAATGGCCCGGCCGTGTACCCGGGTGCCAATATGATTGAAGACTCTAACGGCCGCCAGAGCAAACTATCGGCCATCAACGTCACCCAGCGACAGTCGATAGCTAAAACGCTGTTAACACCGCACGGTACCGCGACAGATGGCGATTCGATCAAGATCGTCCATCGTCATCTGCAGGACGGAGATATTCTGCTGCTTAACCGGCAGCCAACGCTCCACCGGCCGAGTATAATGGCGCACCGAGCGAAAATTCTGTCGGGGGAGAAGATCTTTCGCCTGCACTACTCGAACTGCAAGTCGTACAATGCGGACTTTGACGGCGACGAAATGAATGCCCACTTGCCGCAGAACGAAGTGGCACGCAGCGAAGCGTACGGACTGGTAGCGGTGCCGTACCAGTATCTGGTCCCAAAGGACGGCACACCGCTCGGTGGATTGATTCAGGATCATATTGTGTCCGCGGTAAAGTTGTTCATTCGGGGCAAATTTTTCAACCG GGAGGACTACCAACAACTGACCTTCCAGGCACTAAGCAATAAGAAGGGCAACATTGAGCTGCTGCCACCATCAATCCTGAAACCGGTGCGCCTCTGGTcgggaaaacaaatcatttccaCTATCATCAAGAACAGCATACCGAAGGACTTGCCGCACATCAACATGATTGGCAAATCGAAGCTCAACAACAAG cATTGGCTTGTGCAACCGGCTCGACCCTGGCAGTACGGGGGAACACCGTTGGGTGAGAATGAAATGTCCGAATCGGAAGTCCACATTCGAGCGGGAGAGCTGCTGTGCGGCATTCTCGATAAGAACCACTTTGGTGCAACGCCGTACGGTCTGATCCATTGTATGTACGAGCTGTACGGCGGTGTCTGTTCGACGGCACTACTGTCGTCGCTTTCGCGCCTCTTCACCTACTACCTCCAGTGGGAAGGGTTTACGCTGGGCGTGAAGGACATTCTGGTGCAGGAGAAGGCCGATCGGAAGCGCTCGAAGATTATACGTGAGTGTCGAGCGACGGCCGGCCACGAAGCGACCGCGGCTGCCCTCGAGCTTCCTCCGACCGTGTCCACTGAGGAATTGTCCAAAAAGATGGCCGAAGCGTACGCAAAAAATCCCAAGTTTCGTGCCATTCTTGATCGAAAGTACAAGTCCGTACTTGATACGTATACGAACCGTATTAATAA TATTTGCTTGCCCGAAGGGCTCATCAGCCAGTTCCCGGAAAATAACCTTCAGCTGATGGTGCAGTCTGGTGCCAAGGGTTCTACCGTGAACACCATGCAAATCTCGTGCCTGCTCGGGCAAATCGAGCTCGAAGGAAAACGTCCACCACTGATGCTTTCGGGCCGTTCGTTGCCCAGCTTTGCGCACTTCGAAACCTCGCCCAAGTCGGGCGGATTCATCGACGGGCGCTTCATGACTGGCATTCAGCCGCAAGACTTCTTTTTCCACTGCATGGCCGGACGCGAGGGTCTAATCGATACGGCTGTCAAGACCAGCCGATCCGGGTACCTGCAGCGCTGCCTGGTCAAACACCTGGAAGGCCTGTCGGTGCAGTATGATATGACCGTTCGAGACAGTGACGGGAGCATCGTGCAGTTTATGTTCGGCGAGGATGGCATGgacatctccaaggtacagtTCGTCGGCAATGTGAAGCAGACACGCTTTCTCGACCAAAACCGGGACGTGTTAGTGCGCAAAGATGTTATGGAGCGCTTGACGGCGGCAACAGAAGAGGATCCGCTGAACGACGCCCTGCGTAAGCACCTGAAAAAGATCAAGCGCTGGAAGAAGCATCATGGGTCGGTGGTGCAAAAGCAACGCATTTCACCGTTTGCTGCGTTTTCTGTCGACCAATCGGACGCCGTTCGGCAAGAACTTGCGAAGCCAGACAAGCTGCACGGTTCTACGGGGCGCACGAAGTTGACGAAAAAGTTAATCAAGCTCTGGAGAAAGCTCGATCCGAGCGAGAAGCGCGAGTATGTCAAAAAGACTAGCCACTGCCCGGATCCGGCCGCGGCCGTGTATCGCCCAGATGCGCACTACGGTGTCATTTCGGAGCGACTCGAGGAGCTGGTAAGAGAGTACAAACGTGAGCAGCAGCCACTGCACGATATCGATGAGCTGATGCAGCTGAAGGCCAGCACTTCGTTGGTCGCACCCGGTGAACCGGTTGGCGTGCTGGCGGCCCAATCGATCGGGGAACCGTCGACGCAGATGACGCTCAACACGTTCCACTTTGCAGGACGTGGTGAGATGAACGTCACACTGGGTATTCCTCGTCTGCGTGAAATTTTAATGACAGCGACGGAAAAAATCAAGACACCTTCGTTGGAGATTCCATTCCGGCCGCACAAAAAACCGGAACGTCTCGCTGCGGTCGCTGAAAAGCTGCGCAAATCTTTGAACCGCGTCACGGTTGCCGATGTCCTAGAAA ATGTTACCATCAAATCGAAGCTTGTCTTACAACCGACACGTTGCATGCATCACACGTTGCGATTCAAATTCCTTCCGCAGGATGCATACTGTCATGATTATCGCGTAACACCGAAAGAAATTATGAGCCACATGTCCCGAGGTTTCTTCAagattcttttttccttcatggCAAAAGCAGAGCGTACTAAAAATGTCCT AGTGGATGACGAAACGGGCggtagaaaaaaacagaaaggcCCGGACGAGGAAGACACCGAAGCGGATCAGTATGAACCGGAAGAAGGTACGACCGGGCGGAATGATAACCGTGCCTCGGACAGCGAATCGGATGACGATGATCGCGTCATGAACACCGATACGGACGCAACCGAATCGAACAtgcgcaaaaagaaaaccgatgATGTGGGATATGACGACGAAGAGAGCGAGGTTGATGAGGAAAACAAAGCGAAGGGAGCCAGTACCGGCGACTCCTCAGACACAGATGAaagtgatggtgatgatgaaggGGTTGAATCTACCGGCAGGAAAACGAagccagaagaagaagcagctATCGGAAACGAACAGGATGAAGAGCAGATAGGGAAAGAAATTTTAGGAACGCACGCAAGCACGGTCTCGAAGGATCTACATGAATCGGAAGAGATTCATATGCTACGGAGACTAACTGATCGAGTTTCGGCATACACTTTCGACAAGGAAAACTATAGTTGGTGTCAGATCGTGTTGCAAATATCGCTCAAGCTAAAAGACGTTGATATGACCAAGGTTATCCGTGATGCCGCTGCGCACAGCGTTATCTGGCAGGTGCCGATGATCAAGCGCGCCATCACGTACACGCAAAACGATCAGCTGTACCTGAAGACGGACGGCATCAACATTCCGGAGCTCGCCAAACACGCCAAGCTGCTTGATGTTAACCGGCTGTACACCAACGACATCCACGCGATGGCCAAGCGGTACGGAATCGAGGCAGCGTCGCGTGTCGTTGTGAAAGAAATTCAAAATGTGTTCAGCGTGTACGGCATCACGATCGATCCGCGCCatctgctgctggtggcggACTACATGACCGCGAGCGGGCGCTTCGTCGCAATGAACCGCGCGGGCATGGTCGATGCATCGCCTTTGCAACAGATTTCGTTCGAATCTTCCCTGACTTTCTTGAAAGCCGCGATGCTGAAAGGTCGAAATGACCCGTTAATGTCACCGTCGGCCCGATTGATGGTAGGACAGCCGTGTAAGCTCGGCACTGGAGCATTCACGCTGTACTCGTCAGCGTTGCAAGATTTCGCTAAATCAAACCAGTAG